The following proteins are co-located in the Synchiropus splendidus isolate RoL2022-P1 chromosome 14, RoL_Sspl_1.0, whole genome shotgun sequence genome:
- the tjp1b gene encoding tight junction protein ZO-1 isoform X10, with protein MITCAFLWVGFLVAVDSTMVNYQKYITVMQLALGVTASNKEHCLPPRKRMWIHPSPTAGSVTAASSASTVQGKPSLRRIKGRIHRSKSLDSIDLLDSNSAAMEETVIWEQHTVTLHRAPGFGFGIAISGGRDNPHFQSGETSIVISDVLKGGPAEGLLQENDRVVMVNAVSMDNVEHAYAVQQLRKSGKIAKITIRRKRKVHVPMGRLGERETMSEHDEEEDSYDEEIYETRSGRSGAYSGVGGAIGRRSGRSSGRRDRERERSGSRERSLSPRSDHRSHNLPPRPAKVTLVKSRKNEAEYGLRLASHIFVKDISPESLAARDGNIQEGDVVLKINGTVTENLSLIDAKKLIERSKGKLKMVVQRDERATLLNIPDLDDSIPSANASDRDDISDIHSLASDHSNRSHERRRSSRSRSPDRRSEPSDHSRHSPPQISNGSWRIPHRSRDDERVSKAASTPAKVAEEVPLPKPKEPAIAREEKQLPPLPEPKPVYAQPGQPDVDLPVSPSDAPVPSAAHDDSILRPSMKLVKFKKGESVGLRLAGGNDVGIFVAGVLEDSPAAKEGLEEGDQILRVNNVDFANIIREEAVLFLLDLPKGEEVTILAQKKKDVYRRIVESDVGDSFYIRTHFEYEKESPYGLSFNKGEVFRVVDTLYNGKLGSWLAIRIGKNHQEVERGIIPNKNRAEQLSSVQYTLPKTAGGDRADFWRFRGLRSSKRNLRKSREDLSSQPVQTKFPAYERVVLREAGFLRPVVIFGPIADVAREKLSREEPDLFELAKSEPRDAGTDQRSSGIIRLHTIKQIIDRDKHAVLDITPNAVDRLNYAQWYPIVVFLNPDNKQGVKNMRTRLCPESRKSARKLYERAIKLRKNNHHLFTTTINLNNMNEGWYGALKETIQQQQNQLVWVSEGKADGTTEDDLDIHDDRLSYLSAPGSEYSMYSTDSRHTSDYEDTDTEGGAYTDQELDETLNDEVGLPTEPAITRSSEPVREDPPVIQDTPGYPGYQHPVQPDPAGRMDPTGFKMPSPQQQDEAALPLPSLPPPVVAPPSVEQPVQLEGTHLEEPSASAAVPQAESLSSPSPAPELIQPLPPPPPPPPPPHEPHPSGLPGPEPKMYKKELYNMEEPVRINHGMKQSMSYSHQPLYQDKQPYRDYDHPPYGYDGGGYPEPKPHNSDSHLHYESRVPHYNDQWPHYDQQTSSSQPAGYQPPVSYNPRSPYEDGPGRDYSPPQSRYDEASPVGYDGRPRHKPGPIRYDEPPPPPPPGGYDARSPYEAEPHGFSINSPRSPEPPKQYFGDSGLRSSYIPGPQTRAYGKPGMHETMMNSEPAIPPPKPEPMTSPGEPVVTPGSKPLPPPPREEHEEDPAMKPQSVLNRVKMFENKRSVSMDRAKEGDSSVLRPADVPKPASAPGPVLKANSLSNLEQDKSSYRAPEPQKPHKPLDDMVRSNHYDLDEDEEYYRKQLSYFDRRSFDSKAMGQPGPGVNRFHDLPKPSQLSYPYNRVESVEKVSPVEKRYEPMPQMGPPSQYGPPAVPPSTLPKLSPVDVNSIPEPLGSPNPKPDLAALRPSSRDETALVGYLPPRGLPDKSPVNGTDAAPPKTLGAPTPMSYNRYVPKPYTSSARPFERKFDSPKFNHNLLPNDTQVKGDHLSKPNSVGKPQLSPQPLDHDSGLDTFTRTMDSRLKYQHNNINAIPKAIPVSPSALDDDDEDEGHTVVATARGIFNCNGGVLSSIETGVSIIIPQGAIPESVEQEIYFKVCRDNSILPPLDKEKGETLLSPLVMCGPHGLKFLKPVELRLPHCASMTPDGWSFALKSSDSSSGDPKTWQNKSLPGDPNYLVGANCVSVLIDHF; from the exons AGCGCAGCTATGGAGGAGACTGTCATTTGGGAACAGCACACAGTTACACTACACAGG gCACCAGGGTTTGGCTTCGGGATAGCCATATCAGGAGGTCGGGATaaccctcattttcagagtggcGAGACCTCCATTGTCATCTCCGATGTATTGAAAGGCGGCCCGGCGGAAGGCCTTCTTCA GGAAAATGACCGGGTCGTGATGGTCAACGCGGTCTCCATGGATAATGTGGAGCATGCGTACGCAGTCCAGCAGCTCCGCAAAAGTGGGAAAATTGCCAAAATT ACCATCAGACGGAAGAGGAAGGTACACGTCCCAATGGGTCGCCTCGGGGAACGGGAAACTATGTCAGAGCACGACGAGGAAGAGGACAGCTATGATGAAGAGATCTACGAGACGCGGAGCGGACGCAGTGGTGCCTACAGTGGAGTGGGCGGCGCAATTGGCAGACGCAGCGGAAGAAGCAGCGGGCGAAGAGACAGAGAACGTGAACGAAGCGGATCACGGGAGAGGAGTCTTTCCCCGAGGTCCGACCACCGCTCGCACAACTTACCTCCACGTCCTGCTAAAGTTACGCTTGTCAAATCCCGCAAAAATGAAG CAGAATATGGCCTGCGCCTGGCCAGCCACATCTTTGTCAAGGACATCTCCCCTGAGAGCCTCGCAGCACGGGACGGCAACATCCAGGAAGGGGACGTCGTATTGAAG atAAATGGCACAGTTACGGAAAACCTCTCCCTGATAGATGCTAAGAAGCTGATAGAAAGGTCGAAGGGCAAGCTAAAAATGGTTGTTCAGAGAGACGAAAGGGCAACCCTCCTGAACATCCCTGACCTCGATGACAGCATTCCTTCAGCCAACGCCTCGGACAGAGATG ACATTTCAGATATCCATTCTCTGGCGTCAGACCATTCCAATCGATCACATGAAAGACGTCGTAGCAGTCGCTCTCGATCCCCGGACAGAAGATCTGAACCTTCGGATCACTCCAGGCACTCACCACCTCAAATCAGCAACGGCAG TTGGAGAATACC TCACAGAAGTCGCGATGACGAGCGAGTCTCAAAAGCAGCTTCCACGCCAGCAAAGGTAGCAGAGGAAGTTCCTCTTCCCAAACCCAAGGAGCCGGCGATCGCCAGAGAGGAGAAACAGCTTCCACCACTTCCAG AGCCAAAGCCGGTGTATGCTCAGCCGGGACAGCCAGACGTGGACCTGCCAGTTAGTCCCTCTGATGCCCCAGTGCCAAGCGCTGCCCATGATGACAGCATCTTACG GCCAAGCATGAAGCTGGTGAAGTTCAAAAAGGGGGAGAGCGTTGGGCTCAGGCTGGCTGGAGGGAATGATGTGGGCATCTTTGTCGCTGGAGTACTTGAGGACAGCCCGGCCGCGAAGGAAGGCCTGGAGGAGGGTGACCAAATTCTCAGG GTAAATAATGTTGATTTTGCAAATATAATTCGAGAGGAGGCGGTGCTGTTCCTTCTTGACCTCCCTAAAGGTGAAGAGGTGACCATTCTGGCCCAGAAGAAGAAAGATG TCTATCGTCGGATCGTGGAGTCCGACGTTGGCGACTCCTTCTACATCCGGACCCACTTTGAGTATGAGAAGGAATCTCCGTACGGGTTAAGTTTTAACaagggcgaggtgttccgggtCGTGGACACACTCTACAACGGCAAGCTTGGCTCCTGGTTGGCTATCCGCATCGGCAAAAACCACCAGGAAGTTGAGCGAGGGATCATCCCCAACAAAAACAG GGCTGAGCAGCTGTCAAGTGTTCAGTACACTCTTCCAAAAACAGCGGGAGGCGACAGGGCCGACTTCTGGAGGTTTCGTGGTCTTCGCAGCTCCAAAAGAAATCTTAGGAAGAGCAGAGAAGACCTTTCCTCACAGCCAGTTCAAACAAAGTTCCCAGCTTATGAGAGGGTCGTTCTGAGAGAGG CGGGCTTCTTGAGACCTGTCGTCATATTTGGTCCTATCGCCGATGTTGCCAGAGAAAAGCTCTCCAGAGAAGAACCTGATCTGTTTGAGCTTGCAA AGAGTGAGCCAAGAGATGCTGGAACAGACCAGCGCAGTTCAGGAATCATCCGTCTTCACACAATCAAGCAAATCATTGACAGA GACAAACACGCTGTGCTGGACATCACGCCCAACGCTGTAGACAGACTGAACTACGCTCAGTGGTACCCCATCGTCGTCTTCCTGAATCCTGATAACAAACAGGGTGTAAAAAACATGAGGACCAGACTGTGCCCCGAGTCCAGGAAGAGTGCAAGAAAGCTGTACGAGCGAGCCATCAAGCTGAGGAAGAATAACCATCACCTCTTTACAA CTACCATCAATTTGAACAACATGAACGAAGGCTGGTACGGCGCTCTCAAAGAGACTATTCAGcaacagcagaaccagctgGTGTGGGTGTCGGAGGGCAAG GCCGACGGCACCACGGAGGATGATCTGGACATCCATGACGATCGCCTGTCTTACCTCTCAGCCCCCGGCAGCGAGTACTCCATGTACAGCACTGACAGCCGACACACCTCTGATTACGAAGACACGGACACGGAGGGCGGCGCGTACACCGACCAGGAGCTCGACGAGACCCTCAACGACGAAGTGGGTCTACCCACGGAGCCCGCCATCACCCGCTCTTCTGAACCTGTTCGAGAAGACCCTCCCGTCATTCAGGATACGCCCGGTTACCCTGGATACCAGCACCCAGTGCAACCGGACCCAGCTGGCCGCATGGACCCCACTGGGTTCAAGATGCCCTCTCCACAGCAG CAAGATGAGGCTGCTCTGCCCCTGCCCTCGTTGCCTCCACCGGTGGTAGCGCCCCCTTCTGTTGAGCAGCCTGTACAGCTAGAGGGTACGCACCTAGAGGAGCCGTCAGCTTCAGCCGCTGTTCCTCAGGCTGAATCACTTAGCAGCCCCAGTCCTGCCCCTGAGCTTATTCAGCCCCTGCCTCCACcgccaccacctccaccaccaccacatgaACCCCACCCATCTGGACTTCCTGGTCCAGAACCAAAG ATGTACAAGAAAGAATTGTACAACATGGAGGAGCCGGTGAGGATCAACCACGGCATGAAGCAGTCGATGAGCTACAGTCACCAGCCGCTGTACCAGGACAAACAGCCATACCGTGATTATGACCACCCGCCTTACGGTTACGACGGAGGGGGCTACCCTGAACCAAAGCCTCACAACTCTGACTCTCATCTGCACTACGAGAGCCGTGTGCCTCATTACAATGACCAGTGGCCCCACTACGACCAGCAGACCTCGTCCTCCCAGCCTGCAGGGTACCAGCCGCCCGTCAGCTACAATCCCCGGTCACCTTACGAGGACGGACCGGGGCGGGACTATAGCCCCCCTCAGTCACGTTATGACGAGGCCTCACCCGTGGGGTACGACGGCAGACCTCGCCACAAACCCGGGCCCATCCGCTATGATGAGCCgcctccccctccaccccccggAGGCTACGACGCACGCTCTCCTTATGAAGCCGAACCTCACGGCTTCTCCATAAACTCACCCCGATCACCTGAACCCCCCAAGCAGTATTTCGGAGACTCGGGTCTGAGGTCCTCCTACATTCCTGGGCCTCAAACCCGCGCCTATGGTAAACCAGGGATGCACGAGACGATGATGAACTCGGAACCAGCCATTCCTCCTCCCAAACCAGAGCCGATGACCTCTCCAGGTGAGCCTGTAGTCACCCCAGGCTCTAAACCTCTCCCACCCCCTCCTCGGGAAGAGCATGAGGAGGACCCGGCCATGAAACCGCAGTCGGTCCTCAACAGAGTCAAGATGTTTGAGAATAAACGATCAGTGTCGATGGACCGGGCCAAAGAGGGCGATTCGTCAGTGCTGAGG CCTGCAGATGTTCCGAAACCGGCGAGTGCACCTGGTCCAGTTCTCAAAGCAAACTCCCTCAGCAACCTGGAGCAAGACAAGTCCAGCTATCG AGCACCGGAGCCACAGAAGCCACACAAGCCACTCGACGACATGGTGCGCTCAAACCACTACGACCTGGATGAGGACGAGGAGTACTACAGGAAGCAGCTGTCCTACTTTGACCGACGGAGCTTCGACAGCAAAGCCATGGGCCAGCCCGGTCCTGGTGTCAACCGCTTCCATGACCTGCCCAAACCATCTCAGCTGTCGTACCCGTACAACAG AGTGGAGTCTGTCGAGAAAGTCAGTCCAGTGGAGAAGCGGTATGAACCCATGCCACAAATGGGACCACCGTCACAATATGggccacctgctgtcccccCAAGCACGCTACCCAAACTCAGCCCAGTTGATG TGAACTCTATACCTGAGCCGCTGGGTTCCCCTAATCCAAAACCGGATCTGGCAGCTCTCAGACCATCCAGCAGGGATGAAACGGCACTGGTTGGCTACCTTCCTCCCAGGGGTCTCCCAGACAAGTCCCCAGTCAACGGCACCGATGCGGCTCCCCCGAAGACCTTGGGTGCTCCAACTCCAATGAGTTACAACCGCTACGTCCCCAAACCGTACACCAGCTCTGCACGGCCCTTTGAGCGCAAGTTTGACAGCCCCAAGTTCAACCACAACCTGCTGCCCAACGACACACAGGTGAAGGGAGACCACCTCAGCAAGCCCAACAGCGTGGGTAAGCCTCAACTGTCCCCTCAGCCTCTGGACCATGACAGCGGCCTGGACACCTTCACGCGCACTATGGACAGCAGGCTCAAATACCAGCACAACAACATCAACGCCATCCCAAAGGCCATCCCAGTCAG CCCGAGCGCactggatgatgatgacgaagaCGAAGGGCACACGGTGGTGGCCACGGCCCGCGGTATCTTTAACTGTAACGGAGGAGTCCTGAGCTCCATCGAGACAGGAGTCAGCATCATCATCCCCCAGGGAGCCATCCCAGAGAGCGTGGAGCAGGAAATCTACTTCAAGGTGTGCCGGGACAACAGCATCCTGCCCCCCCTCGACAAAGAGAAAG
- the tjp1b gene encoding tight junction protein ZO-1 isoform X13 has product MPGNRDIYDHLRVSLGWIFSRGGQYHGELPEIHYCYAACSGGDRLQQRTLSPSQEANVSAAMEETVIWEQHTVTLHRAPGFGFGIAISGGRDNPHFQSGETSIVISDVLKGGPAEGLLQENDRVVMVNAVSMDNVEHAYAVQQLRKSGKIAKITIRRKRKVHVPMGRLGERETMSEHDEEEDSYDEEIYETRSGRSGAYSGVGGAIGRRSGRSSGRRDRERERSGSRERSLSPRSDHRSHNLPPRPAKVTLVKSRKNEAEYGLRLASHIFVKDISPESLAARDGNIQEGDVVLKINGTVTENLSLIDAKKLIERSKGKLKMVVQRDERATLLNIPDLDDSIPSANASDRDDISDIHSLASDHSNRSHERRRSSRSRSPDRRSEPSDHSRHSPPQISNGSWRIPHRSRDDERVSKAASTPAKVAEEVPLPKPKEPAIAREEKQLPPLPEPKPVYAQPGQPDVDLPVSPSDAPVPSAAHDDSILRPSMKLVKFKKGESVGLRLAGGNDVGIFVAGVLEDSPAAKEGLEEGDQILRVNNVDFANIIREEAVLFLLDLPKGEEVTILAQKKKDVYRRIVESDVGDSFYIRTHFEYEKESPYGLSFNKGEVFRVVDTLYNGKLGSWLAIRIGKNHQEVERGIIPNKNRAEQLSSVQYTLPKTAGGDRADFWRFRGLRSSKRNLRKSREDLSSQPVQTKFPAYERVVLREAGFLRPVVIFGPIADVAREKLSREEPDLFELAKSEPRDAGTDQRSSGIIRLHTIKQIIDRDKHAVLDITPNAVDRLNYAQWYPIVVFLNPDNKQGVKNMRTRLCPESRKSARKLYERAIKLRKNNHHLFTTTINLNNMNEGWYGALKETIQQQQNQLVWVSEGKADGTTEDDLDIHDDRLSYLSAPGSEYSMYSTDSRHTSDYEDTDTEGGAYTDQELDETLNDEVGLPTEPAITRSSEPVREDPPVIQDTPGYPGYQHPVQPDPAGRMDPTGFKMPSPQQQDEAALPLPSLPPPVVAPPSVEQPVQLEGTHLEEPSASAAVPQAESLSSPSPAPELIQPLPPPPPPPPPPHEPHPSGLPGPEPKMYKKELYNMEEPVRINHGMKQSMSYSHQPLYQDKQPYRDYDHPPYGYDGGGYPEPKPHNSDSHLHYESRVPHYNDQWPHYDQQTSSSQPAGYQPPVSYNPRSPYEDGPGRDYSPPQSRYDEASPVGYDGRPRHKPGPIRYDEPPPPPPPGGYDARSPYEAEPHGFSINSPRSPEPPKQYFGDSGLRSSYIPGPQTRAYGKPGMHETMMNSEPAIPPPKPEPMTSPGEPVVTPGSKPLPPPPREEHEEDPAMKPQSVLNRVKMFENKRSVSMDRAKEGDSSVLRPADVPKPASAPGPVLKANSLSNLEQDKSSYRAPEPQKPHKPLDDMVRSNHYDLDEDEEYYRKQLSYFDRRSFDSKAMGQPGPGVNRFHDLPKPSQLSYPYNRVESVEKVSPVEKRYEPMPQMGPPSQYGPPAVPPSTLPKLSPVDVNSIPEPLGSPNPKPDLAALRPSSRDETALVGYLPPRGLPDKSPVNGTDAAPPKTLGAPTPMSYNRYVPKPYTSSARPFERKFDSPKFNHNLLPNDTQVKGDHLSKPNSVGKPQLSPQPLDHDSGLDTFTRTMDSRLKYQHNNINAIPKAIPVSPSALDDDDEDEGHTVVATARGIFNCNGGVLSSIETGVSIIIPQGAIPESVEQEIYFKVCRDNSILPPLDKEKGETLLSPLVMCGPHGLKFLKPVELRLPHCASMTPDGWSFALKSSDSSSGDPKTWQNKSLPGDPNYLVGANCVSVLIDHF; this is encoded by the exons AGCGCAGCTATGGAGGAGACTGTCATTTGGGAACAGCACACAGTTACACTACACAGG gCACCAGGGTTTGGCTTCGGGATAGCCATATCAGGAGGTCGGGATaaccctcattttcagagtggcGAGACCTCCATTGTCATCTCCGATGTATTGAAAGGCGGCCCGGCGGAAGGCCTTCTTCA GGAAAATGACCGGGTCGTGATGGTCAACGCGGTCTCCATGGATAATGTGGAGCATGCGTACGCAGTCCAGCAGCTCCGCAAAAGTGGGAAAATTGCCAAAATT ACCATCAGACGGAAGAGGAAGGTACACGTCCCAATGGGTCGCCTCGGGGAACGGGAAACTATGTCAGAGCACGACGAGGAAGAGGACAGCTATGATGAAGAGATCTACGAGACGCGGAGCGGACGCAGTGGTGCCTACAGTGGAGTGGGCGGCGCAATTGGCAGACGCAGCGGAAGAAGCAGCGGGCGAAGAGACAGAGAACGTGAACGAAGCGGATCACGGGAGAGGAGTCTTTCCCCGAGGTCCGACCACCGCTCGCACAACTTACCTCCACGTCCTGCTAAAGTTACGCTTGTCAAATCCCGCAAAAATGAAG CAGAATATGGCCTGCGCCTGGCCAGCCACATCTTTGTCAAGGACATCTCCCCTGAGAGCCTCGCAGCACGGGACGGCAACATCCAGGAAGGGGACGTCGTATTGAAG atAAATGGCACAGTTACGGAAAACCTCTCCCTGATAGATGCTAAGAAGCTGATAGAAAGGTCGAAGGGCAAGCTAAAAATGGTTGTTCAGAGAGACGAAAGGGCAACCCTCCTGAACATCCCTGACCTCGATGACAGCATTCCTTCAGCCAACGCCTCGGACAGAGATG ACATTTCAGATATCCATTCTCTGGCGTCAGACCATTCCAATCGATCACATGAAAGACGTCGTAGCAGTCGCTCTCGATCCCCGGACAGAAGATCTGAACCTTCGGATCACTCCAGGCACTCACCACCTCAAATCAGCAACGGCAG TTGGAGAATACC TCACAGAAGTCGCGATGACGAGCGAGTCTCAAAAGCAGCTTCCACGCCAGCAAAGGTAGCAGAGGAAGTTCCTCTTCCCAAACCCAAGGAGCCGGCGATCGCCAGAGAGGAGAAACAGCTTCCACCACTTCCAG AGCCAAAGCCGGTGTATGCTCAGCCGGGACAGCCAGACGTGGACCTGCCAGTTAGTCCCTCTGATGCCCCAGTGCCAAGCGCTGCCCATGATGACAGCATCTTACG GCCAAGCATGAAGCTGGTGAAGTTCAAAAAGGGGGAGAGCGTTGGGCTCAGGCTGGCTGGAGGGAATGATGTGGGCATCTTTGTCGCTGGAGTACTTGAGGACAGCCCGGCCGCGAAGGAAGGCCTGGAGGAGGGTGACCAAATTCTCAGG GTAAATAATGTTGATTTTGCAAATATAATTCGAGAGGAGGCGGTGCTGTTCCTTCTTGACCTCCCTAAAGGTGAAGAGGTGACCATTCTGGCCCAGAAGAAGAAAGATG TCTATCGTCGGATCGTGGAGTCCGACGTTGGCGACTCCTTCTACATCCGGACCCACTTTGAGTATGAGAAGGAATCTCCGTACGGGTTAAGTTTTAACaagggcgaggtgttccgggtCGTGGACACACTCTACAACGGCAAGCTTGGCTCCTGGTTGGCTATCCGCATCGGCAAAAACCACCAGGAAGTTGAGCGAGGGATCATCCCCAACAAAAACAG GGCTGAGCAGCTGTCAAGTGTTCAGTACACTCTTCCAAAAACAGCGGGAGGCGACAGGGCCGACTTCTGGAGGTTTCGTGGTCTTCGCAGCTCCAAAAGAAATCTTAGGAAGAGCAGAGAAGACCTTTCCTCACAGCCAGTTCAAACAAAGTTCCCAGCTTATGAGAGGGTCGTTCTGAGAGAGG CGGGCTTCTTGAGACCTGTCGTCATATTTGGTCCTATCGCCGATGTTGCCAGAGAAAAGCTCTCCAGAGAAGAACCTGATCTGTTTGAGCTTGCAA AGAGTGAGCCAAGAGATGCTGGAACAGACCAGCGCAGTTCAGGAATCATCCGTCTTCACACAATCAAGCAAATCATTGACAGA GACAAACACGCTGTGCTGGACATCACGCCCAACGCTGTAGACAGACTGAACTACGCTCAGTGGTACCCCATCGTCGTCTTCCTGAATCCTGATAACAAACAGGGTGTAAAAAACATGAGGACCAGACTGTGCCCCGAGTCCAGGAAGAGTGCAAGAAAGCTGTACGAGCGAGCCATCAAGCTGAGGAAGAATAACCATCACCTCTTTACAA CTACCATCAATTTGAACAACATGAACGAAGGCTGGTACGGCGCTCTCAAAGAGACTATTCAGcaacagcagaaccagctgGTGTGGGTGTCGGAGGGCAAG GCCGACGGCACCACGGAGGATGATCTGGACATCCATGACGATCGCCTGTCTTACCTCTCAGCCCCCGGCAGCGAGTACTCCATGTACAGCACTGACAGCCGACACACCTCTGATTACGAAGACACGGACACGGAGGGCGGCGCGTACACCGACCAGGAGCTCGACGAGACCCTCAACGACGAAGTGGGTCTACCCACGGAGCCCGCCATCACCCGCTCTTCTGAACCTGTTCGAGAAGACCCTCCCGTCATTCAGGATACGCCCGGTTACCCTGGATACCAGCACCCAGTGCAACCGGACCCAGCTGGCCGCATGGACCCCACTGGGTTCAAGATGCCCTCTCCACAGCAG CAAGATGAGGCTGCTCTGCCCCTGCCCTCGTTGCCTCCACCGGTGGTAGCGCCCCCTTCTGTTGAGCAGCCTGTACAGCTAGAGGGTACGCACCTAGAGGAGCCGTCAGCTTCAGCCGCTGTTCCTCAGGCTGAATCACTTAGCAGCCCCAGTCCTGCCCCTGAGCTTATTCAGCCCCTGCCTCCACcgccaccacctccaccaccaccacatgaACCCCACCCATCTGGACTTCCTGGTCCAGAACCAAAG ATGTACAAGAAAGAATTGTACAACATGGAGGAGCCGGTGAGGATCAACCACGGCATGAAGCAGTCGATGAGCTACAGTCACCAGCCGCTGTACCAGGACAAACAGCCATACCGTGATTATGACCACCCGCCTTACGGTTACGACGGAGGGGGCTACCCTGAACCAAAGCCTCACAACTCTGACTCTCATCTGCACTACGAGAGCCGTGTGCCTCATTACAATGACCAGTGGCCCCACTACGACCAGCAGACCTCGTCCTCCCAGCCTGCAGGGTACCAGCCGCCCGTCAGCTACAATCCCCGGTCACCTTACGAGGACGGACCGGGGCGGGACTATAGCCCCCCTCAGTCACGTTATGACGAGGCCTCACCCGTGGGGTACGACGGCAGACCTCGCCACAAACCCGGGCCCATCCGCTATGATGAGCCgcctccccctccaccccccggAGGCTACGACGCACGCTCTCCTTATGAAGCCGAACCTCACGGCTTCTCCATAAACTCACCCCGATCACCTGAACCCCCCAAGCAGTATTTCGGAGACTCGGGTCTGAGGTCCTCCTACATTCCTGGGCCTCAAACCCGCGCCTATGGTAAACCAGGGATGCACGAGACGATGATGAACTCGGAACCAGCCATTCCTCCTCCCAAACCAGAGCCGATGACCTCTCCAGGTGAGCCTGTAGTCACCCCAGGCTCTAAACCTCTCCCACCCCCTCCTCGGGAAGAGCATGAGGAGGACCCGGCCATGAAACCGCAGTCGGTCCTCAACAGAGTCAAGATGTTTGAGAATAAACGATCAGTGTCGATGGACCGGGCCAAAGAGGGCGATTCGTCAGTGCTGAGG CCTGCAGATGTTCCGAAACCGGCGAGTGCACCTGGTCCAGTTCTCAAAGCAAACTCCCTCAGCAACCTGGAGCAAGACAAGTCCAGCTATCG AGCACCGGAGCCACAGAAGCCACACAAGCCACTCGACGACATGGTGCGCTCAAACCACTACGACCTGGATGAGGACGAGGAGTACTACAGGAAGCAGCTGTCCTACTTTGACCGACGGAGCTTCGACAGCAAAGCCATGGGCCAGCCCGGTCCTGGTGTCAACCGCTTCCATGACCTGCCCAAACCATCTCAGCTGTCGTACCCGTACAACAG AGTGGAGTCTGTCGAGAAAGTCAGTCCAGTGGAGAAGCGGTATGAACCCATGCCACAAATGGGACCACCGTCACAATATGggccacctgctgtcccccCAAGCACGCTACCCAAACTCAGCCCAGTTGATG TGAACTCTATACCTGAGCCGCTGGGTTCCCCTAATCCAAAACCGGATCTGGCAGCTCTCAGACCATCCAGCAGGGATGAAACGGCACTGGTTGGCTACCTTCCTCCCAGGGGTCTCCCAGACAAGTCCCCAGTCAACGGCACCGATGCGGCTCCCCCGAAGACCTTGGGTGCTCCAACTCCAATGAGTTACAACCGCTACGTCCCCAAACCGTACACCAGCTCTGCACGGCCCTTTGAGCGCAAGTTTGACAGCCCCAAGTTCAACCACAACCTGCTGCCCAACGACACACAGGTGAAGGGAGACCACCTCAGCAAGCCCAACAGCGTGGGTAAGCCTCAACTGTCCCCTCAGCCTCTGGACCATGACAGCGGCCTGGACACCTTCACGCGCACTATGGACAGCAGGCTCAAATACCAGCACAACAACATCAACGCCATCCCAAAGGCCATCCCAGTCAG CCCGAGCGCactggatgatgatgacgaagaCGAAGGGCACACGGTGGTGGCCACGGCCCGCGGTATCTTTAACTGTAACGGAGGAGTCCTGAGCTCCATCGAGACAGGAGTCAGCATCATCATCCCCCAGGGAGCCATCCCAGAGAGCGTGGAGCAGGAAATCTACTTCAAGGTGTGCCGGGACAACAGCATCCTGCCCCCCCTCGACAAAGAGAAAG